In the genome of Natronorubrum aibiense, the window AATCGTCACCAGCCTCTCTCGAGCGCGCAGAAATTGAAATCGGTCGAAAAGCAGTCGAGAAACGCTGCGACCGCCCTCAGTTCAGCAGGTGTTGAGCGATCGTATTTCGCAGCACTTCGCTCGTCCCTTCGTAGATCTCGTTAAGTTTGGCGTCGCGGTAGAACCGTTCGGCGGGGAAGTCCTTGGTGTAGCCGTAGCCGCCGTGGATCTGGATGCCTTCGTTTGCGACCTCACGGCTCACTTCGCTGGCGTAGAGTTTCGCCTGCGCGGCCTCTTTGATGAAGTTCTCGCCGCGGATCTTCTTGTCTGCAGCGTCGTGCATGAGCAGGCGGGCAGCGCGCGTCTTCGTATCCATGTCAGCGAGTTTGTGCTGAATTGCCTGGAACTCGCTGATCGGCTGGTCGAACTGCTCGCGGTCCTGGCTGTATTTGACTGCCTCGTCGAGCGCGGCCTGTGCGATCCCGATCGACCGGGCGGCGATCGTGATACGGCCGCCGTTGAGCGTCTTCAGCGCCTGCACGAAGCCGTCGCCCTCGTCACCGAGCAGTCGGTCTTCCGGAATCCAGAGGTCGTCAAACCGGAGTTCGGCCGTCGGACAGCCCTTATCGCCGAGTTTCTCCTCCGTCCCTTCGACGATGAATCCGTCGTCTTCCTCGGGACGGACGATGAACGACGAGATCCCCTTGTTGCCCGCGTCGGGATCGGTTTTGGCGAACACGGTCACCGTGTCGGCGACCGAACCGTTCGAAATCCAGAGTTTGCCACCGTTGATCAGGTAGCCGTCGCCGTCTTCTTCGGCCGTCGTCTCCATCGCCGGCACGTCGCTGCCAGCGCCGGCCTCCGAGAGGGCGAACGCACCGATGTCCGTCCCCTCCGCGACGGGCGTGAGGTACTCCTCTTTCTGGGCCTCGTCGCCGAACTCGTAGAGCATGTTCCCCGCGAGCGAGATGTGGGCGGCGACGATCGTTCCGAGACCGCCGGAGCCACGCGAGATCTCCTCGAGGGCTGCCGGGTACGTGTGGTAGTCGAGACCGGCACCACCGTACTCCTCGGGGAACGGCATCCCCATCAGTCCGAGTTCGGCGAGTTCGTCGACGATGTCCTGGGGGAACTCG includes:
- a CDS encoding acyl-CoA dehydrogenase is translated as MDFSLSAEQRQITEMVTEFVDEEIVPIADEIDKKDEFPQDIVDELAELGLMGMPFPEEYGGAGLDYHTYPAALEEISRGSGGLGTIVAAHISLAGNMLYEFGDEAQKEEYLTPVAEGTDIGAFALSEAGAGSDVPAMETTAEEDGDGYLINGGKLWISNGSVADTVTVFAKTDPDAGNKGISSFIVRPEEDDGFIVEGTEEKLGDKGCPTAELRFDDLWIPEDRLLGDEGDGFVQALKTLNGGRITIAARSIGIAQAALDEAVKYSQDREQFDQPISEFQAIQHKLADMDTKTRAARLLMHDAADKKIRGENFIKEAAQAKLYASEVSREVANEGIQIHGGYGYTKDFPAERFYRDAKLNEIYEGTSEVLRNTIAQHLLN